The following are from one region of the Hydrogenophaga sp. BPS33 genome:
- the rpsA gene encoding 30S ribosomal protein S1, with translation MSESFAALFEESLKRAEMRSGEVITAEVVRIEHSHVVVNAGLKSEAYVPLAEFKNDQGELEVQVGDFVAVAIDSVENGFGDTLLSRDKAKRLASWMSLEKALESGEFVTGTTSSKVKGGLKVMVNGISAFLPGSLVDSRPTKDLTPYENKTLEFKVIKLDRKRNNVVLSRRAVVEASMGEERAKLMDTLKEGAIVHGVVKNITEYGAFVDLGGIDGLLHITDMAWRRVRHPSEVVTAGQEITAKILKFDTEKHRVSLGLKQMGDDPWMGVSRRYPQGTRMFGKITNIADYGAFVELEPGIEGLVHVSEMDWTNKNVAPSKLVSLGDEVEVMVLDIDEDKRRISLGMKQCRANPWHEFAEATKRGDRVKGPIKSITDFGVFVGLAAGIDGLVHLSDLSWNETGEAAVRNYKKGQEVDAIVLAIDVERERISLGIKQLDGDPFTTFVSVNDKGSIVTGKVKTVDAKGAEIDLGEDVLGYLRASEISRDRVEDARNVLKEGDEVNAVVVNVDRKTRNIQLSIKAKDAADQQEAMASLSQQSARENAGTTSLGALLRAKLDNNQN, from the coding sequence ATGTCTGAATCTTTTGCCGCCCTATTCGAAGAGTCCCTGAAACGCGCCGAAATGCGCTCGGGCGAAGTCATCACCGCCGAGGTCGTGCGCATCGAGCACAGCCACGTCGTGGTCAACGCCGGCCTGAAGTCCGAAGCCTACGTGCCGCTGGCCGAGTTCAAGAACGATCAGGGCGAGCTCGAAGTGCAAGTGGGCGACTTCGTGGCCGTTGCCATCGACTCCGTGGAAAACGGCTTCGGCGACACCCTCCTGTCGCGTGACAAAGCCAAGCGCCTGGCCTCCTGGATGTCGCTGGAAAAGGCCCTGGAGTCCGGCGAGTTCGTCACCGGCACGACCTCCAGCAAGGTCAAGGGCGGCCTCAAGGTCATGGTCAACGGCATCAGTGCCTTCCTGCCGGGTTCGCTGGTCGACAGCCGTCCGACCAAGGACCTGACCCCGTACGAAAACAAGACCCTGGAATTCAAGGTCATCAAGCTCGACCGCAAGCGCAACAACGTGGTGCTGAGCCGCCGCGCCGTGGTGGAAGCCTCCATGGGCGAAGAGCGCGCCAAGCTGATGGACACGCTCAAGGAAGGCGCCATCGTGCATGGCGTGGTCAAGAACATCACCGAATACGGTGCGTTCGTGGACCTCGGTGGCATCGACGGCCTGCTGCACATCACCGACATGGCATGGCGCCGCGTGCGCCACCCGAGCGAAGTGGTCACGGCCGGTCAGGAAATCACCGCCAAGATCCTCAAGTTCGACACCGAGAAGCACCGCGTCTCGCTGGGCCTGAAGCAGATGGGCGACGACCCGTGGATGGGCGTTTCGCGCCGCTACCCGCAAGGCACCCGCATGTTCGGCAAGATCACCAACATCGCCGACTACGGCGCGTTCGTGGAACTCGAGCCCGGCATCGAAGGCCTGGTGCACGTCTCCGAAATGGACTGGACCAACAAGAACGTGGCCCCGTCCAAGCTGGTGTCGCTGGGCGACGAAGTCGAAGTCATGGTGCTTGACATCGACGAAGACAAGCGCCGCATCTCGCTGGGCATGAAGCAATGCCGCGCCAACCCCTGGCACGAATTCGCCGAAGCCACCAAGCGCGGCGACCGCGTCAAGGGCCCGATCAAGTCGATCACCGACTTCGGCGTGTTCGTGGGCCTGGCTGCCGGCATCGACGGCCTGGTGCACCTGTCCGACCTGTCCTGGAACGAAACCGGCGAAGCCGCCGTGCGCAACTACAAGAAGGGCCAGGAAGTCGACGCCATCGTGTTGGCCATCGACGTCGAGCGCGAGCGCATCTCCCTGGGCATCAAGCAGCTCGATGGCGACCCGTTCACCACCTTCGTGTCGGTGAATGACAAGGGTTCCATCGTGACCGGCAAGGTCAAGACGGTGGATGCCAAGGGCGCCGAGATCGACCTGGGCGAAGACGTGCTGGGTTACCTGCGCGCCAGCGAGATCAGCCGCGACCGCGTGGAAGATGCGCGCAACGTGCTCAAGGAAGGCGACGAAGTCAACGCCGTGGTGGTGAACGTGGATCGCAAGACCCGCAACATCCAGTTGTCGATCAAGGCCAAGGACGCTGCCGACCAGCAAGAAGCCATGGCTTCGCTGAGCCAGCAGTCGGCCCGCGAAAACGCAGGCACGACCAGCCTGGGTGCTCTGCTGCGCGCCAAGCTGGACAACAACCAGAACTGA
- a CDS encoding LapA family protein has product MKYLMWLLNAAIFFVLFAFALNNQDSVTLHLFFGASWQAPLVLVILIALVLGVFLGVVVMLPLWLRAHRARRQHGASASMLGNTSFDGDTSLMPPPTPHGRRHGL; this is encoded by the coding sequence ATGAAATACCTGATGTGGCTGCTCAATGCAGCCATTTTTTTTGTGCTCTTCGCCTTCGCGTTGAACAACCAGGACAGCGTCACGCTTCATCTGTTCTTCGGCGCCAGCTGGCAGGCGCCGTTGGTGCTGGTGATCCTGATCGCGCTCGTACTGGGCGTGTTCCTGGGCGTTGTCGTCATGCTGCCTTTGTGGTTGCGTGCACACCGCGCACGCCGCCAGCATGGCGCCTCAGCCTCCATGCTGGGCAACACCTCATTTGACGGCGACACCAGCTTGATGCCACCCCCTACACCGCACGGCCGCCGGCATGGACTTTGA
- a CDS encoding hydantoinase B/oxoprolinase family protein: protein MQIEPSPPSQRWQFWVDRGGTFTDIVAKRPDGSLITHKLLSENPEHYRDAAVAGIRHLLGLKPGEAVTSALVECVKMGTTVATNALLERKGEPTLLVTTRGFRDALRIAYQNRPRLFDRRIALPELLYCEVVEAQERVAAHGDVLQPLDEQGLRAELQAAYGRGLRSVAIVFMHGYRFTAHERSAARLAREVGFTQVSTSSGTSPMMKFVSRGDTTVVDAYLSPILRRYVEQVAGEMPGVKLFFMQSSGGLTDARTFQGKDAILSGPAGGIVGMARTAGLAGQHQVIGFDMGGTSTDVSHYAGQFEREFETQVAGVRMRAPMMSIHTVAAGGGSILSYDGSRFRVGPESAGANPGPASYRRGGPLALTDANVMLGKIQPNHFPKVFGPKADEALSYEAVKTKFEALAMQTGLSAQEVAEGFIQIAVQQMANAIKKISVARGYDVTRYTLQCFGGAGGQHACLVADALGMTRVFIHPLAGVLSAYGMGLADQSVIREQAIELPLAAASMSPVAETLDALALAAETALVRQQVNTGTSVVHRRVHVRYEGSDSALVLPFGDMASIQAAFEAAYRQRFAFLMEGKGLVVEAVSVEAVVAGDVPDEQCHDTHGPREAPRRETVRMVAGGQWLDAALVVREDLRAGDVIPGPAIIAEKNATTVVEPGWEAVLTAMDHLVLERRVARPQTYAVGTVVDPVLLEVFNNLFMNIAEQMGLQLQNTAYSVNIKERLDFSCALFDAEGHLIANAPHMPVHLGSMGESIKTVIRENKGTMRPGDVYVLNDPYHGGTHLPDVTVITPVYHGDEPTFYVGSRGHHADIGGTTPGSMPPFSTRIEEEGVQLNNVKLVDRGVLREAEMMALLRSGEFPSRNPEQNMADLRAQIAANEKGVQELRKMLDRFGLEMVQAYMRHVQDNAEESVRRVITRLKDGSYTLPLDNGAQIQVSVRVDAARRSADIDFTGTSAQQANNFNAPTAVCMAAVLYVFRTLVDDDIPLNAGCLKPLNVFIPKGSMLNPDPPASVVAGNVETSSCITNALYGALGVMAASQCTMNNFTFGNAAHQYYETIAGGSGAGEGFDGTSVVQTHMTNSRLTDPEVLEFRFPVRLESYEIRSGSGGSGRWQGGHGGVRRVRFLEAMTASILSNGRLYGAFGMAGGQPGQVGINRVVRADGSKEELGHIGQSEMQPGDIFEVHTPGGGGYGTGPSEVTHQEHRGTGFARPQVLPPSGGDTPQAWRGGTPGHSSSTRLAG from the coding sequence ATGCAAATCGAACCCTCTCCTCCAAGCCAGCGCTGGCAATTCTGGGTCGACCGTGGCGGCACCTTCACCGACATCGTGGCCAAGCGGCCCGATGGCAGCTTGATCACGCACAAGCTGCTGTCGGAAAACCCGGAGCACTACCGCGATGCGGCCGTGGCGGGCATTCGCCATCTGCTGGGCTTGAAGCCCGGTGAAGCGGTGACCTCGGCCCTGGTGGAATGCGTGAAGATGGGCACCACGGTGGCCACCAATGCACTGCTGGAGCGCAAGGGCGAGCCCACCCTGCTGGTGACCACGCGGGGCTTTCGCGACGCGCTGCGCATCGCCTATCAGAACCGCCCGCGCCTGTTCGACCGCCGTATCGCCTTGCCCGAGCTGTTGTACTGCGAGGTGGTCGAGGCACAGGAGCGCGTGGCGGCCCATGGCGACGTGCTGCAGCCCCTGGACGAACAAGGCCTGCGCGCCGAGTTGCAAGCCGCGTATGGCCGTGGCCTGCGCAGCGTGGCGATTGTCTTCATGCACGGCTACCGCTTCACGGCGCACGAACGGTCCGCCGCGCGCCTGGCGCGCGAGGTGGGGTTCACGCAGGTGAGCACCTCGAGCGGAACCAGCCCGATGATGAAGTTCGTCAGCCGTGGCGATACGACCGTGGTGGACGCCTACCTCTCGCCCATCTTGAGGCGGTATGTCGAGCAGGTGGCCGGCGAGATGCCGGGCGTCAAATTGTTCTTCATGCAGTCCTCGGGCGGTTTGACGGATGCGCGGACGTTTCAGGGCAAGGACGCCATCCTCTCGGGCCCGGCCGGCGGCATTGTCGGCATGGCACGCACGGCCGGTCTCGCAGGCCAGCACCAGGTCATCGGGTTTGACATGGGCGGCACCTCCACCGACGTGTCGCACTATGCCGGGCAGTTCGAGCGCGAGTTCGAGACCCAGGTGGCCGGGGTCCGCATGCGCGCGCCCATGATGAGCATCCACACCGTCGCCGCAGGCGGCGGGTCCATCCTGTCGTACGATGGTTCGCGTTTTCGCGTCGGCCCCGAGAGCGCGGGCGCCAACCCGGGTCCGGCCAGTTACCGCCGTGGCGGGCCCTTGGCGCTGACCGATGCGAACGTGATGCTGGGCAAGATCCAGCCGAACCATTTCCCCAAGGTGTTCGGCCCCAAGGCGGACGAAGCCTTGAGCTATGAGGCCGTGAAGACGAAGTTCGAGGCCTTGGCCATGCAAACCGGTCTCTCGGCGCAGGAAGTGGCCGAAGGCTTCATCCAGATCGCGGTGCAGCAGATGGCCAACGCGATCAAGAAGATTTCGGTCGCACGCGGCTACGACGTCACCCGCTACACGCTGCAATGCTTCGGCGGCGCGGGCGGACAACACGCGTGCCTGGTGGCGGACGCGTTGGGCATGACGCGCGTTTTCATCCATCCCCTGGCAGGGGTTCTCAGCGCGTATGGCATGGGTTTGGCGGACCAGAGCGTGATACGCGAGCAGGCGATCGAATTGCCATTGGCGGCCGCTTCCATGTCCCCCGTCGCTGAAACACTCGACGCGCTGGCTCTGGCCGCCGAGACGGCGTTGGTGCGCCAACAGGTCAACACGGGGACCTCCGTGGTGCACCGGCGCGTGCACGTGCGCTACGAAGGCAGTGACTCAGCCTTGGTACTGCCCTTCGGCGACATGGCGTCGATCCAGGCGGCCTTCGAAGCCGCTTACCGGCAACGCTTCGCCTTCTTGATGGAAGGCAAGGGCCTGGTGGTGGAGGCGGTCTCCGTCGAAGCCGTGGTGGCGGGCGATGTGCCCGACGAGCAATGCCATGACACGCATGGACCACGCGAAGCGCCCCGCCGCGAGACCGTGCGCATGGTCGCCGGTGGCCAGTGGCTCGATGCCGCCCTGGTGGTGCGGGAAGACCTGCGTGCGGGCGACGTGATTCCCGGTCCGGCGATCATCGCCGAGAAGAACGCCACCACCGTGGTGGAGCCCGGCTGGGAGGCTGTGCTGACCGCCATGGACCATCTGGTGCTGGAGCGGCGGGTTGCGCGCCCGCAGACCTATGCGGTGGGCACGGTGGTGGATCCCGTGTTGCTGGAGGTGTTCAACAACCTCTTCATGAACATTGCCGAGCAGATGGGGCTGCAGCTGCAGAACACGGCGTACTCGGTCAACATCAAAGAGAGGCTCGATTTTTCCTGCGCCCTGTTTGATGCCGAAGGCCACTTGATCGCCAATGCACCGCACATGCCGGTGCACCTGGGGTCCATGGGCGAGAGCATCAAGACCGTGATTCGAGAGAACAAGGGCACGATGCGGCCGGGCGACGTCTACGTGCTCAACGACCCGTACCACGGTGGCACGCATTTGCCGGACGTGACCGTGATCACACCGGTGTACCACGGCGACGAACCCACCTTCTACGTGGGTTCCCGCGGACATCACGCGGACATCGGGGGCACGACGCCAGGCTCGATGCCCCCGTTCTCGACGCGCATCGAAGAGGAGGGCGTGCAGCTCAACAATGTGAAGCTGGTGGACCGGGGCGTGCTGCGGGAAGCCGAGATGATGGCCTTGCTTCGCAGTGGCGAGTTTCCGTCGCGCAATCCCGAGCAGAACATGGCCGATCTCCGGGCGCAGATCGCGGCCAACGAGAAGGGTGTGCAGGAGCTGCGCAAGATGTTGGATCGGTTTGGCCTGGAGATGGTGCAGGCCTATATGCGCCACGTCCAGGACAACGCCGAAGAGTCGGTGCGCCGCGTGATCACGCGCCTGAAGGACGGCTCGTACACGCTGCCCTTGGACAATGGCGCGCAGATCCAGGTGTCGGTGCGCGTGGATGCGGCGCGGCGCAGCGCGGACATCGACTTCACCGGCACATCGGCCCAACAGGCCAACAACTTCAATGCGCCCACGGCCGTCTGCATGGCGGCCGTGCTGTACGTGTTCCGCACGCTGGTGGACGACGACATTCCCTTGAACGCGGGGTGTCTCAAGCCGCTCAACGTCTTCATTCCGAAGGGCTCCATGCTCAACCCCGATCCGCCCGCATCCGTGGTGGCGGGCAATGTGGAGACATCGAGTTGCATCACCAATGCCCTGTATGGCGCGTTGGGCGTGATGGCCGCCAGCCAGTGCACGATGAACAACTTCACCTTCGGTAACGCGGCGCATCAGTACTACGAAACCATCGCTGGCGGCAGTGGCGCGGGCGAGGGTTTCGATGGAACGAGCGTGGTGCAGACGCACATGACCAACTCCCGATTGACCGACCCCGAGGTGCTGGAATTCCGTTTCCCCGTGCGGCTCGAAAGCTACGAGATCCGCAGCGGATCCGGTGGCTCAGGGCGCTGGCAGGGCGGACACGGCGGCGTGCGGCGAGTCCGGTTTCTGGAGGCCATGACGGCCAGCATTCTTTCCAATGGCCGCCTGTACGGCGCCTTCGGCATGGCCGGTGGCCAGCCGGGACAAGTGGGCATCAACCGCGTGGTGCGTGCGGACGGGTCGAAGGAGGAGCTCGGCCATATCGGGCAATCCGAGATGCAACCGGGTGACATCTTCGAGGTCCACACGCCGGGAGGCGGCGGGTACGGAACAGGCCCTAGCGAAGTGACCCATCAAGAACACCGCGGAACTGGCTTTGCCAGGCCGCAGGTGTTGCCCCCTTCAGGGGGTGACACGCCGCAGGCGTGGCGCGGGGGGACGCCTGGTCACAGTTCTTCGACCCGTCTTGCCGGGTAA
- a CDS encoding bifunctional 3-phosphoshikimate 1-carboxyvinyltransferase/cytidylate kinase produces MFAIPHLDIPPLSTAGGTVHLPGSKSISNRVLLLAALSAGHTDIHDLLDSDDTRVMLAALSQLGCRTEPQPHGALRVHGLGGELPIRQAQLFLGNAGTAMRPLAASLALLAARHGGQFELSGVARMHERPIGDLVDALRQLGCPVTSLAHEGYPPLKLGDGQTHTLQLGQAIQVRGDVSSQFLTALLLALPLVAQHREVVIEVVGELISRPYIEITLNLLARFGVEVRNEHWQRFVIPAGSIYRSPGSIAVEGDASSASYFIALGALAPATPGTDGITIEGVGLASIQGDIRFVEAARLMGAQVFGENNRLHIRRGAWPLKAIDLDCNHIPDAAMTLAVMALYADGTTTLRNIASWRVKETDRIAAMANECRKLGATVEEGADFIRITPPRDTQDWQSASIHTYDDHRVAMCFSLAAFNPAGVPVRIEDPKCVAKTFPDYFETLFDVCATPPAHIPVICIDGPTASGKGTLSAEVATRLGYHLLDSGVLYRLVGLAAEKAGLSTQEEALQDNAHAQRLGDLAARLPVRFVGLKTLLDGQDVSDAVRTEAAGMAASRVSAVPAVRQALLELQHAFRQVPGLVADGRDMGTVIFPDAALKVFLTASAEQRAQRRHKQLISKGIAANIPGLLADLRARDLRDSSRLHAPLKPAEDALQLDNSGMDIEQSVQLVLNWWQDKAPFSGH; encoded by the coding sequence ATGTTCGCCATCCCTCATCTCGACATTCCCCCGCTGTCCACCGCCGGTGGCACCGTCCACCTGCCGGGCTCCAAGAGCATTTCCAACCGTGTCCTGCTGCTGGCCGCGCTGAGTGCGGGCCACACCGACATCCACGACCTGCTCGACTCCGACGACACCCGCGTGATGCTCGCGGCCCTGTCGCAACTGGGCTGCCGAACCGAACCCCAGCCCCACGGCGCCTTGCGCGTCCATGGCCTGGGTGGCGAACTGCCCATCCGGCAGGCGCAATTGTTCCTGGGCAATGCGGGAACGGCGATGCGCCCTCTCGCCGCCTCGCTGGCCCTGCTCGCCGCGCGGCATGGAGGCCAGTTCGAACTCAGCGGTGTGGCGCGCATGCACGAGCGCCCGATCGGCGATCTGGTGGACGCTCTGCGCCAGCTGGGTTGCCCGGTGACCTCTCTGGCCCACGAGGGATATCCCCCGCTGAAGCTCGGCGATGGTCAGACCCACACACTTCAACTGGGCCAGGCCATCCAGGTGCGAGGCGATGTCTCCAGCCAGTTCCTCACCGCCCTGCTGCTGGCCTTGCCTTTGGTGGCGCAGCACAGAGAGGTGGTGATCGAAGTCGTGGGCGAGCTCATTTCCCGGCCCTACATCGAGATCACGCTCAATCTGCTGGCGCGCTTTGGCGTGGAGGTGCGCAACGAGCATTGGCAGCGCTTTGTCATCCCCGCGGGCAGCATCTACCGCTCGCCGGGGTCCATCGCCGTGGAAGGGGACGCCTCCTCGGCGAGCTACTTCATCGCGCTGGGCGCACTGGCACCCGCCACGCCCGGTACCGATGGCATCACCATCGAAGGCGTGGGCCTGGCCTCGATCCAGGGTGACATCCGTTTCGTCGAGGCGGCGCGGCTCATGGGTGCACAGGTCTTCGGTGAAAACAACCGCCTGCACATCCGGCGCGGTGCCTGGCCGCTCAAGGCCATCGACCTGGATTGCAACCACATCCCAGACGCTGCCATGACGCTGGCGGTGATGGCGCTGTACGCGGACGGCACGACCACGCTGCGCAACATCGCCAGCTGGCGCGTGAAAGAAACCGACCGCATCGCTGCGATGGCCAACGAATGCCGCAAGCTCGGCGCCACGGTGGAAGAAGGCGCGGATTTCATCCGCATCACGCCACCGCGCGACACACAGGACTGGCAATCGGCGTCGATTCACACCTACGACGACCACCGTGTCGCCATGTGTTTTTCGCTCGCCGCCTTCAATCCTGCGGGCGTGCCCGTGCGGATCGAAGATCCCAAATGCGTGGCCAAGACCTTCCCCGACTACTTCGAGACCCTGTTTGACGTGTGCGCCACGCCACCGGCCCACATACCGGTGATCTGCATCGATGGACCCACCGCGTCGGGCAAAGGCACTTTGTCGGCCGAAGTGGCCACCCGTCTGGGCTACCACTTGCTGGATTCGGGCGTTCTGTACCGCCTGGTCGGTCTGGCCGCCGAGAAAGCCGGGCTCTCCACTCAGGAGGAAGCGCTTCAGGACAACGCGCACGCTCAGCGCCTGGGCGATCTTGCAGCGCGTCTGCCGGTCCGGTTCGTGGGCCTGAAGACCCTGCTCGATGGGCAAGACGTGAGCGACGCCGTGCGCACCGAAGCCGCAGGCATGGCCGCCTCCCGCGTCTCGGCCGTTCCCGCCGTGCGCCAAGCCTTGCTGGAACTGCAGCACGCGTTCCGACAGGTCCCAGGCCTGGTCGCCGATGGACGCGACATGGGCACCGTGATCTTTCCAGACGCCGCTCTCAAGGTGTTTCTCACCGCGAGTGCCGAACAAAGGGCCCAGCGGCGGCATAAGCAATTGATTTCAAAGGGGATTGCTGCTAACATCCCCGGTCTTTTGGCCGACCTGAGGGCGCGGGACTTGCGGGATTCTTCTCGCTTGCATGCGCCTCTCAAGCCAGCCGAAGATGCCTTGCAACTGGACAACTCCGGCATGGACATCGAGCAATCGGTGCAGCTGGTGTTGAACTGGTGGCAAGACAAAGCGCCGTTTTCAGGCCACTGA
- the crcB gene encoding fluoride efflux transporter CrcB, whose product MHSVIAISLGAVLGALARWRLSLWLNQSAAVLPWGTLAANWIGAYVVGVAVVFFQSQTQFDPVWRLAAITGFLGALTTFSTFSAEVLSMLQHGRVLLAIGTTSLHVFGSLLLTWLGMRTASIWFTPA is encoded by the coding sequence ATGCACAGCGTCATCGCCATCAGCCTGGGCGCCGTGCTGGGCGCGCTCGCACGCTGGCGCCTGAGCCTGTGGCTCAACCAGAGCGCGGCGGTATTGCCATGGGGCACGCTGGCGGCGAACTGGATCGGCGCCTACGTGGTGGGCGTGGCCGTGGTGTTCTTCCAAAGCCAGACGCAGTTCGACCCCGTCTGGCGGCTTGCCGCCATTACCGGCTTCCTGGGTGCGCTCACCACCTTCTCGACGTTCTCGGCCGAAGTCCTGTCCATGCTGCAGCATGGCCGTGTGCTGCTGGCCATCGGCACCACCAGCCTGCATGTGTTCGGCTCCTTGCTGCTGACCTGGCTGGGCATGCGCACCGCCTCGATCTGGTTCACACCGGCATAA
- a CDS encoding recombination-associated protein RdgC — MFKNVTIYRIAPGWAASLEDMEAALDAARFVPCAASQDKSVGWVEPRGEAHGPLVESVAGQRILKFQIETKGVPGAVVKKKAQEEADHIEATTGRKPGKKETKALREDALLSLLPQAFARQMSSWVWIDLQNGWLVTDASSQGKLDELVTALVRAFDGLAITLLQTAVTPQTAMTQWLSATTPDEWPGGFAVERECELKSGDEEKSAVKFTRHNLATDEVRKHITEGKLPTRLAMSWEGRIGFMLTESLQLKKISFLEGVFDGRPEEGENGFDTDVALSTGELQKLIPELIEALGGEMAFGAASGDSEATPAPREAVTADADDDGPPF; from the coding sequence GTGTTCAAGAATGTGACGATCTACCGCATCGCGCCCGGCTGGGCCGCGTCGCTGGAAGACATGGAGGCCGCGCTGGACGCGGCCCGTTTCGTGCCCTGTGCGGCCTCGCAGGACAAATCCGTGGGTTGGGTCGAGCCGCGTGGCGAGGCCCATGGTCCGCTGGTGGAGTCGGTGGCGGGCCAGCGCATCCTGAAGTTCCAGATCGAGACCAAGGGCGTGCCCGGTGCGGTCGTCAAGAAAAAGGCCCAGGAAGAAGCCGACCACATCGAGGCCACCACCGGCCGCAAACCCGGCAAGAAGGAGACCAAGGCATTGCGCGAAGATGCCTTGCTGTCCCTGTTGCCGCAAGCCTTCGCGCGCCAGATGAGTTCGTGGGTCTGGATCGACCTGCAAAATGGCTGGCTGGTCACCGATGCCAGCAGCCAGGGCAAACTCGATGAGCTGGTGACCGCGCTCGTGCGCGCCTTCGACGGCCTGGCCATTACGCTGCTGCAAACCGCGGTGACGCCGCAGACCGCAATGACGCAATGGCTCTCGGCCACCACGCCGGACGAATGGCCGGGTGGCTTCGCGGTGGAACGCGAATGCGAACTCAAGTCGGGCGACGAGGAGAAGTCGGCGGTGAAGTTCACACGCCACAACCTGGCGACGGACGAGGTGCGCAAGCACATCACGGAAGGCAAGCTGCCCACGCGGCTGGCCATGAGCTGGGAGGGCCGCATCGGCTTCATGCTCACCGAGTCGCTGCAGTTGAAGAAAATCAGCTTTCTCGAAGGCGTGTTCGATGGCCGGCCCGAGGAAGGCGAAAACGGTTTCGACACCGATGTGGCCCTGTCCACGGGTGAACTGCAAAAACTCATTCCCGAGCTGATCGAAGCGCTCGGTGGCGAAATGGCCTTCGGTGCCGCCTCGGGCGACAGCGAGGCGACGCCCGCACCGCGCGAAGCTGTCACCGCGGACGCGGACGACGACGGCCCACCGTTCTGA
- a CDS encoding integration host factor subunit beta, with protein MTRSDLVEALASQFGQLTHRDAEFAVKAILDAMGDALVKGHRIEIRGFGSFSVNRRSPRIGRNPRSGESVMIPEKRVPHFKPGKALREAVDKKTAEILGRDTQKRA; from the coding sequence ATGACCCGTAGCGACCTCGTTGAAGCGCTGGCCAGCCAGTTTGGCCAGTTGACCCACCGCGATGCAGAATTTGCCGTCAAGGCGATCCTGGATGCGATGGGCGACGCGCTGGTCAAAGGTCACCGCATCGAGATCCGGGGCTTTGGCAGCTTTTCTGTGAACCGCCGTTCTCCCCGCATCGGCCGCAATCCGCGGTCGGGCGAGAGTGTGATGATTCCGGAGAAGCGCGTGCCGCACTTCAAACCCGGCAAGGCCCTGCGAGAAGCGGTCGACAAGAAGACGGCCGAGATCCTGGGTCGCGATACCCAGAAGCGCGCCTGA
- the lapB gene encoding lipopolysaccharide assembly protein LapB — protein sequence MDFDFTWLLWGLPIAFALGWGASRLDLRQWRLENRQAPKAYFRGLNHLLNEQQDQAIDAFIEAVQGDPDTAELHFALGNLFRRRGDYDRAVRVHEHLLSRADIGRKDRDRAQHALALDFLKAGLLDRAESALHKLEGSEFEGEALLALLGICERSRDWPKAQQIAQRLEKAEQGSFATRLAHYQCEEAELALRANDTGRAQGLLEAAVRQSPQLARGWMALAALKAQSGDAMGAFDALLHLNRHAPQSLPLAAKMLADLAQTTGRQAEAVQVLEAGHARVPSMDVTEALASLDQDPIQARNRYMEHLKREPSLVIAARWMAGETLSSTTAQERVQATLDNASAPLKRYRCAACGFEARQHFWQCPGCQTWDSYPARRVEEL from the coding sequence ATGGACTTTGATTTCACCTGGCTGCTCTGGGGTCTACCCATTGCCTTCGCGCTCGGTTGGGGTGCTTCACGCCTGGATCTGCGGCAATGGCGCCTGGAGAACCGTCAAGCCCCCAAAGCCTATTTTCGCGGACTGAACCACCTGCTCAACGAGCAGCAGGACCAGGCCATCGATGCGTTCATCGAGGCGGTACAAGGTGACCCCGACACGGCCGAGCTGCACTTCGCGCTGGGCAACCTGTTTCGCCGCCGCGGCGACTACGACCGTGCCGTGCGGGTGCATGAGCATCTGCTGTCACGGGCGGACATCGGGCGCAAGGACCGCGATCGCGCTCAGCACGCCCTGGCACTGGATTTCCTCAAGGCCGGTCTGCTCGACCGCGCCGAGTCCGCGCTCCACAAGCTCGAAGGCTCGGAATTCGAAGGCGAGGCACTGCTCGCGCTGCTCGGGATTTGCGAACGTTCCCGCGACTGGCCGAAGGCGCAGCAGATTGCGCAGCGGCTCGAGAAGGCGGAACAAGGCAGCTTCGCCACCCGCCTGGCCCACTACCAATGCGAAGAGGCGGAGCTGGCATTGCGCGCCAATGACACGGGCCGCGCACAGGGCCTGCTCGAAGCGGCCGTTCGGCAATCGCCGCAACTCGCCCGCGGCTGGATGGCGCTGGCGGCCCTCAAGGCCCAAAGCGGAGATGCCATGGGCGCCTTTGACGCCCTGCTCCATTTGAACCGGCACGCACCACAAAGCTTGCCGCTGGCGGCCAAGATGCTCGCCGATCTCGCGCAGACCACGGGCAGACAGGCCGAGGCCGTGCAAGTGCTGGAAGCCGGTCACGCGCGGGTCCCGTCGATGGACGTCACCGAAGCGCTGGCCAGTCTGGACCAGGACCCGATCCAGGCGCGCAACCGGTACATGGAGCACCTGAAACGCGAACCCTCACTGGTCATTGCGGCTCGGTGGATGGCCGGAGAGACCTTGTCCAGCACCACCGCCCAGGAGCGGGTGCAGGCGACGCTCGACAACGCCAGCGCACCGCTCAAGCGCTACCGCTGTGCCGCTTGCGGCTTCGAAGCACGCCAGCACTTCTGGCAGTGCCCCGGGTGCCAGACCTGGGACAGTTACCCGGCAAGACGGGTCGAAGAACTGTGA